GGCTGGCAAATAAGGCTGTAGGTAAATATCGGGGCCGGCAATTGGTCATTATTCAGCCTACCACCTACATGAACCTTAGTGGAAAGTCTATCCGCTACCATCTCAACGACCAGAAAATTCCATTGGAAAACCTGATCGTCATTACTGATGATATCGCAATTCCATTTGGTACCCTTCGTATGCGGGGAAAAGGCTCTGATGGCGGCCATAACGGACTCAAGGATATCCAGGAGGTAATGGGTACCCAGCAATACGCCCGTATTCGCTTTGGTGTTGGCAGCGATTTTCCCAAAGGAACACAGGTTGACTATGTCCTATCCCGATTTTCGGAAGAAGAATATGGGCTGATTCCTCCCCTGCTT
The DNA window shown above is from Bacteroidia bacterium and carries:
- the pth gene encoding aminoacyl-tRNA hydrolase, with protein sequence MKYLIAGLGNIGAEYHETRHNIGFMVAQRLADKLSVSFEPDRLANKAVGKYRGRQLVIIQPTTYMNLSGKSIRYHLNDQKIPLENLIVITDDIAIPFGTLRMRGKGSDGGHNGLKDIQEVMGTQQYARIRFGVGSDFPKGTQVDYVLSRFSEEEYGLIPPLLDKCVDGILSFISSGLDRTMNTFNTKS